One Drosophila subobscura isolate 14011-0131.10 chromosome U, UCBerk_Dsub_1.0, whole genome shotgun sequence DNA window includes the following coding sequences:
- the LOC117902595 gene encoding sodium/hydrogen exchanger 6 isoform X4, translating to MFKCNVVTEIEMASLSAESEIAVRHSHYPMHTSSWRPQERWRNMFLLAAVVATICALTTGCSATDTDITLDAKATLNHRIQSLDLLVFVFLLALTVLTIWLFKHHRVSWLHETGLAVIYGLIVGAIIRYAGNSTPLVHIQVEPQGIPAYSDKLPPDTLWFKYPVNQTNSSKLPEGIKTYAYVFRGQVYDVDENEIDLKATFDPEVFFNIILPPIIFYAGYSLKKKYFFRNLGAILTFAIVGTTLSAFLIGGFMYGCVKLMPKYLSSSFTFLDTLYFGALISPTDPLTILAIFNDLRVDVNLYALVLGESVLNDAVAIVLSGAIQNYGEHYSNSGEFETTAFLRAMSDFFSIFFLSLLIGAAMGCFTALLTKFTRVRDFPLLESALFVLMSYSTFLLAEATELTGVVAVLFCGICQAHYTYNNLSEDSRQRTKQIFELLNFLAENFIFSYIGVSMFTFPKHHFDAGFIITAFICAAIGRAVNVYPLSWLLNIKRKPKISSNFQHLLFFAGLRGAMSFALAIRNTVSDARQTMLTATSLIVIFTVIIQGGAANFLLNWLKIPVGVDDETEQLNNYQVHSSDGYLQDVESGGGGGAGGRGKIRLSGGGTEPSVDTPVDGPNGSLGSSGGARRRNSHEKAILARIWGSFDTKYMKPLLTHSRPTLLETLPVCCNPIARLLTTTQQLTQDGSEFRRVDSDSDICIDNDTGNGLSQDGLAGAAAGAPLGRRNSLSRMEILEHVQSPVSTRVRLLGFYGKKL from the exons ATGTTCAAGTGCAATGTTGTTACAGAAATAGAAATGGCATCGCTATCCGCTGAGAGTGAAATTGCGGTCCGTCATTCTCATTATCCCATGCACACATCATCCTGGCGACCACAGGAACGTTGGAGGAATATgttcctgctggctgccgtgGTGGCAACAATATGCGCCTTGACCACCGGCTGCAGTGCCACGGACACGGATATTACTCTGGACGCCAAGGCAACGCTGAACCATCGCATCCAAAGCCTCGATCTGCTGGTCTTCGTGTTCCTCCTGGCGCTGACAGTCCTCACCATTTGGCTGTTTAAACACCATCGCGTCTCCTGGCTGCACGAGACCGGCCTAGCCGTCATCTACG GCTTAATTGTGGGTGCCATTATACGGTACGCGGGCAACTCCACGCCTCTGGTTCACATACAGGTCGAGCCACAGGGCATACCAGCGTACAGTGATAAACTACCACCCGATACGCTCTGGTTTAAG TATCCGGTTAATCAGACGAACAGCAGCAAGCTGCCAGAGGGAATTAAGACATATGCGTATGTGTTTCGTGGCCAGGTGTACGATGTGGATGAGAATGAAATCGATTTGAAGGCAACCTTCGATCCGGAGGTGTTCTTTAACATTATTCTACCGCCCATTATATTCTATGCTGGCTACAGCTTGAAGAAG AAATATTTCTTTCGTAATTTGGGTGCCATATTGACATTTGCCATTGTGGGTACCACATTGTCGGCCTTTCTGATTGGCGGCTTCATGTACGGCTGTGTGAAACTGATGCCAAAGTACTTGAGTAGCAGTTTCACATTCCTGGACACGCTTTATTTTGGAGCCCTCATATCGCCCACAGATCCGCTCACCATTCTAGCCATATTCAATGATCTGCGGGTCGATGTTAATCTCTATGCGCTGGTTCTGGGCGAATCTGTGTTGAACGATGCGGTAGCCATTGTCCTCAGCGG TGCCATTCAAAACTATGGCGAACATTACTCAAATTCGGGAGAGTTTGAGACGACAGCCTTTCTGCGGGCAATGAGCGATTTCTTTTCAATATTCTTCCTTTCGCTGCTGATTGGTGCCGCCATGGGTTGCTTTACGGCTTTG TTGACCAAGTTTACGCGCGTACGTGACTTCCCACTGCTGGAGTCTGCGCTCTTTGTGCTGATGAGCTACAGCACCTTCCTGCTGGCCGAGGCCACTGAGCTGACGGGCGTGGTGGCTGTTCTATTCTGCGGCATTTGTCAGGCGCACTACACGTACAACAATCTGTCCGAGGACTCACGGCAGCGCACCAAACAGATCTTTGAGTTGCTCAACTTCCTCGCAGAGAACTTCATCTTCTCCTACATTGGCGTCTCGATGTTCACGTTCCCCAAACATCACTTTGATGCTGGCTTCATCATCACCGCTTTC atCTGTGCCGCCATAGGCAGAGCCGTGAATGTTTATCCCCTGTCCTGGCTGCTCAACATTAAGCGGAAGCCAAAAATCTCATCAAATTTCCAGCATTTGCTGTTCTTTGCGG GACTACGTGGCGCCATGTCCTTTGCTTTGGCCATACGGAATACAGTTTCGGATGCACGACAGACCATGCTGACAGCCACATCGTTGATTGTCATCTTTACGGTCATTATACAGGGCGGAGCAGCCAATTTTCTGCTCAATTGGTTGAAAATACC TGTTGGCGTTGATGATGAGACtgaacaattaaataattatcaaGTGCACAGT TCTGATGGTTATTTGCAGGACGTGGAgagcggtggtggcggtggcgccgGAGGTCGTGGCAAGATTCGCTTATCTGGCGGCGGCACAGAGCCCAGTGTGGACACGCCCGTGGACGGGCCGAATGGAAGTCTGGGCAGCTCAGGTGGCGCACGCCGGCGCAATAGTCATGAGAAGGCCATACTGGCCAGGATCTGGGGTAGCTTCGACACCAA gTACATGAAACCCCTGCTGACGCATTCGCGGCCAACGCTGCTGGAGACGCTGCCCGTTTGCTGTAATCCGATTGCCAGGCTGCTCACCACAACGCAGCAGCTAACACAA GATGGTAGCGAGTTTAGGCGCGTCGACTCTGACTCGGATATCTGCATAGACAACGATACTGGGAATGGTCTCAGCCAGGATGGCctggcaggagctgctgctggtgccccGTTGGGGCGGCGCAACTCGTTAAGTCGC aTGGAGATTCTGGAGCACGTTCAAAGTCCGGTGTCGACGAGAGTCCGACTTTTAGGATTTTATGGGAAAAAgttataa
- the LOC117902595 gene encoding sodium/hydrogen exchanger 6 isoform X5, producing the protein MFKCNVVTEIEMASLSAESEIAVRHSHYPMHTSSWRPQERWRNMFLLAAVVATICALTTGCSATDTDITLDAKATLNHRIQSLDLLVFVFLLALTVLTIWLFKHHRVSWLHETGLAVIYGLIVGAIIRYAGNSTPLVHIQVEPQGIPAYSDKLPPDTLWFKYPVNQTNSSKLPEGIKTYAYVFRGQVYDVDENEIDLKATFDPEVFFNIILPPIIFYAGYSLKKKYFFRNLGAILTFAIVGTTLSAFLIGGFMYGCVKLMPKYLSSSFTFLDTLYFGALISPTDPLTILAIFNDLRVDVNLYALVLGESVLNDAVAIVLSGAIQNYGEHYSNSGEFETTAFLRAMSDFFSIFFLSLLIGAAMGCFTALLTKFTRVRDFPLLESALFVLMSYSTFLLAEATELTGVVAVLFCGICQAHYTYNNLSEDSRQRTKQIFELLNFLAENFIFSYIGVSMFTFPKHHFDAGFIITAFICAAIGRAVNVYPLSWLLNIKRKPKISSNFQHLLFFAGLRGAMSFALAIRNTVSDARQTMLTATSLIVIFTVIIQGGAANFLLNWLKIPVGVDDETEQLNNYQVHSDVESGGGGGAGGRGKIRLSGGGTEPSVDTPVDGPNGSLGSSGGARRRNSHEKAILARIWGSFDTKYMKPLLTHSRPTLLETLPVCCNPIARLLTTTQQLTQDGSEFRRVDSDSDICIDNDTGNGLSQDGLAGAAAGAPLGRRNSLSRMEILEHVQSPVSTRVRLLGFYGKKL; encoded by the exons ATGTTCAAGTGCAATGTTGTTACAGAAATAGAAATGGCATCGCTATCCGCTGAGAGTGAAATTGCGGTCCGTCATTCTCATTATCCCATGCACACATCATCCTGGCGACCACAGGAACGTTGGAGGAATATgttcctgctggctgccgtgGTGGCAACAATATGCGCCTTGACCACCGGCTGCAGTGCCACGGACACGGATATTACTCTGGACGCCAAGGCAACGCTGAACCATCGCATCCAAAGCCTCGATCTGCTGGTCTTCGTGTTCCTCCTGGCGCTGACAGTCCTCACCATTTGGCTGTTTAAACACCATCGCGTCTCCTGGCTGCACGAGACCGGCCTAGCCGTCATCTACG GCTTAATTGTGGGTGCCATTATACGGTACGCGGGCAACTCCACGCCTCTGGTTCACATACAGGTCGAGCCACAGGGCATACCAGCGTACAGTGATAAACTACCACCCGATACGCTCTGGTTTAAG TATCCGGTTAATCAGACGAACAGCAGCAAGCTGCCAGAGGGAATTAAGACATATGCGTATGTGTTTCGTGGCCAGGTGTACGATGTGGATGAGAATGAAATCGATTTGAAGGCAACCTTCGATCCGGAGGTGTTCTTTAACATTATTCTACCGCCCATTATATTCTATGCTGGCTACAGCTTGAAGAAG AAATATTTCTTTCGTAATTTGGGTGCCATATTGACATTTGCCATTGTGGGTACCACATTGTCGGCCTTTCTGATTGGCGGCTTCATGTACGGCTGTGTGAAACTGATGCCAAAGTACTTGAGTAGCAGTTTCACATTCCTGGACACGCTTTATTTTGGAGCCCTCATATCGCCCACAGATCCGCTCACCATTCTAGCCATATTCAATGATCTGCGGGTCGATGTTAATCTCTATGCGCTGGTTCTGGGCGAATCTGTGTTGAACGATGCGGTAGCCATTGTCCTCAGCGG TGCCATTCAAAACTATGGCGAACATTACTCAAATTCGGGAGAGTTTGAGACGACAGCCTTTCTGCGGGCAATGAGCGATTTCTTTTCAATATTCTTCCTTTCGCTGCTGATTGGTGCCGCCATGGGTTGCTTTACGGCTTTG TTGACCAAGTTTACGCGCGTACGTGACTTCCCACTGCTGGAGTCTGCGCTCTTTGTGCTGATGAGCTACAGCACCTTCCTGCTGGCCGAGGCCACTGAGCTGACGGGCGTGGTGGCTGTTCTATTCTGCGGCATTTGTCAGGCGCACTACACGTACAACAATCTGTCCGAGGACTCACGGCAGCGCACCAAACAGATCTTTGAGTTGCTCAACTTCCTCGCAGAGAACTTCATCTTCTCCTACATTGGCGTCTCGATGTTCACGTTCCCCAAACATCACTTTGATGCTGGCTTCATCATCACCGCTTTC atCTGTGCCGCCATAGGCAGAGCCGTGAATGTTTATCCCCTGTCCTGGCTGCTCAACATTAAGCGGAAGCCAAAAATCTCATCAAATTTCCAGCATTTGCTGTTCTTTGCGG GACTACGTGGCGCCATGTCCTTTGCTTTGGCCATACGGAATACAGTTTCGGATGCACGACAGACCATGCTGACAGCCACATCGTTGATTGTCATCTTTACGGTCATTATACAGGGCGGAGCAGCCAATTTTCTGCTCAATTGGTTGAAAATACC TGTTGGCGTTGATGATGAGACtgaacaattaaataattatcaaGTGCACAGT GACGTGGAgagcggtggtggcggtggcgccgGAGGTCGTGGCAAGATTCGCTTATCTGGCGGCGGCACAGAGCCCAGTGTGGACACGCCCGTGGACGGGCCGAATGGAAGTCTGGGCAGCTCAGGTGGCGCACGCCGGCGCAATAGTCATGAGAAGGCCATACTGGCCAGGATCTGGGGTAGCTTCGACACCAA gTACATGAAACCCCTGCTGACGCATTCGCGGCCAACGCTGCTGGAGACGCTGCCCGTTTGCTGTAATCCGATTGCCAGGCTGCTCACCACAACGCAGCAGCTAACACAA GATGGTAGCGAGTTTAGGCGCGTCGACTCTGACTCGGATATCTGCATAGACAACGATACTGGGAATGGTCTCAGCCAGGATGGCctggcaggagctgctgctggtgccccGTTGGGGCGGCGCAACTCGTTAAGTCGC aTGGAGATTCTGGAGCACGTTCAAAGTCCGGTGTCGACGAGAGTCCGACTTTTAGGATTTTATGGGAAAAAgttataa
- the LOC117902595 gene encoding sodium/hydrogen exchanger 9 isoform X3, giving the protein MFKCNVVTEIEMASLSAESEIAVRHSHYPMHTSSWRPQERWRNMFLLAAVVATICALTTGCSATDTDITLDAKATLNHRIQSLDLLVFVFLLALTVLTIWLFKHHRVSWLHETGLAVIYGLIVGAIIRYAGNSTPLVHIQVEPQGIPAYSDKLPPDTLWFKYPVNQTNSSKLPEGIKTYAYVFRGQVYDVDENEIDLKATFDPEVFFNIILPPIIFYAGYSLKKKYFFRNLGAILTFAIVGTTLSAFLIGGFMYGCVKLMPKYLSSSFTFLDTLYFGALISPTDPLTILAIFNDLRVDVNLYALVLGESVLNDAVAIVLSGAIQNYGEHYSNSGEFETTAFLRAMSDFFSIFFLSLLIGAAMGCFTALLTKFTRVRDFPLLESALFVLMSYSTFLLAEATELTGVVAVLFCGICQAHYTYNNLSEDSRQRTKQIFELLNFLAENFIFSYIGVSMFTFPKHHFDAGFIITAFICAAIGRAVNVYPLSWLLNIKRKPKISSNFQHLLFFAGLRGAMSFALAIRNTVSDARQTMLTATSLIVIFTVIIQGGAANFLLNWLKIPVGVDDETEQLNNYQVHSVYNSMDNSHPQTDVESGGGGGAGGRGKIRLSGGGTEPSVDTPVDGPNGSLGSSGGARRRNSHEKAILARIWGSFDTKYMKPLLTHSRPTLLETLPVCCNPIARLLTTTQQLTQDGSEFRRVDSDSDICIDNDTGNGLSQDGLAGAAAGAPLGRRNSLSRMEILEHVQSPVSTRVRLLGFYGKKL; this is encoded by the exons ATGTTCAAGTGCAATGTTGTTACAGAAATAGAAATGGCATCGCTATCCGCTGAGAGTGAAATTGCGGTCCGTCATTCTCATTATCCCATGCACACATCATCCTGGCGACCACAGGAACGTTGGAGGAATATgttcctgctggctgccgtgGTGGCAACAATATGCGCCTTGACCACCGGCTGCAGTGCCACGGACACGGATATTACTCTGGACGCCAAGGCAACGCTGAACCATCGCATCCAAAGCCTCGATCTGCTGGTCTTCGTGTTCCTCCTGGCGCTGACAGTCCTCACCATTTGGCTGTTTAAACACCATCGCGTCTCCTGGCTGCACGAGACCGGCCTAGCCGTCATCTACG GCTTAATTGTGGGTGCCATTATACGGTACGCGGGCAACTCCACGCCTCTGGTTCACATACAGGTCGAGCCACAGGGCATACCAGCGTACAGTGATAAACTACCACCCGATACGCTCTGGTTTAAG TATCCGGTTAATCAGACGAACAGCAGCAAGCTGCCAGAGGGAATTAAGACATATGCGTATGTGTTTCGTGGCCAGGTGTACGATGTGGATGAGAATGAAATCGATTTGAAGGCAACCTTCGATCCGGAGGTGTTCTTTAACATTATTCTACCGCCCATTATATTCTATGCTGGCTACAGCTTGAAGAAG AAATATTTCTTTCGTAATTTGGGTGCCATATTGACATTTGCCATTGTGGGTACCACATTGTCGGCCTTTCTGATTGGCGGCTTCATGTACGGCTGTGTGAAACTGATGCCAAAGTACTTGAGTAGCAGTTTCACATTCCTGGACACGCTTTATTTTGGAGCCCTCATATCGCCCACAGATCCGCTCACCATTCTAGCCATATTCAATGATCTGCGGGTCGATGTTAATCTCTATGCGCTGGTTCTGGGCGAATCTGTGTTGAACGATGCGGTAGCCATTGTCCTCAGCGG TGCCATTCAAAACTATGGCGAACATTACTCAAATTCGGGAGAGTTTGAGACGACAGCCTTTCTGCGGGCAATGAGCGATTTCTTTTCAATATTCTTCCTTTCGCTGCTGATTGGTGCCGCCATGGGTTGCTTTACGGCTTTG TTGACCAAGTTTACGCGCGTACGTGACTTCCCACTGCTGGAGTCTGCGCTCTTTGTGCTGATGAGCTACAGCACCTTCCTGCTGGCCGAGGCCACTGAGCTGACGGGCGTGGTGGCTGTTCTATTCTGCGGCATTTGTCAGGCGCACTACACGTACAACAATCTGTCCGAGGACTCACGGCAGCGCACCAAACAGATCTTTGAGTTGCTCAACTTCCTCGCAGAGAACTTCATCTTCTCCTACATTGGCGTCTCGATGTTCACGTTCCCCAAACATCACTTTGATGCTGGCTTCATCATCACCGCTTTC atCTGTGCCGCCATAGGCAGAGCCGTGAATGTTTATCCCCTGTCCTGGCTGCTCAACATTAAGCGGAAGCCAAAAATCTCATCAAATTTCCAGCATTTGCTGTTCTTTGCGG GACTACGTGGCGCCATGTCCTTTGCTTTGGCCATACGGAATACAGTTTCGGATGCACGACAGACCATGCTGACAGCCACATCGTTGATTGTCATCTTTACGGTCATTATACAGGGCGGAGCAGCCAATTTTCTGCTCAATTGGTTGAAAATACC TGTTGGCGTTGATGATGAGACtgaacaattaaataattatcaaGTGCACAGT GTATACAATTCCATGGACAATTCACATCCGCAGACG GACGTGGAgagcggtggtggcggtggcgccgGAGGTCGTGGCAAGATTCGCTTATCTGGCGGCGGCACAGAGCCCAGTGTGGACACGCCCGTGGACGGGCCGAATGGAAGTCTGGGCAGCTCAGGTGGCGCACGCCGGCGCAATAGTCATGAGAAGGCCATACTGGCCAGGATCTGGGGTAGCTTCGACACCAA gTACATGAAACCCCTGCTGACGCATTCGCGGCCAACGCTGCTGGAGACGCTGCCCGTTTGCTGTAATCCGATTGCCAGGCTGCTCACCACAACGCAGCAGCTAACACAA GATGGTAGCGAGTTTAGGCGCGTCGACTCTGACTCGGATATCTGCATAGACAACGATACTGGGAATGGTCTCAGCCAGGATGGCctggcaggagctgctgctggtgccccGTTGGGGCGGCGCAACTCGTTAAGTCGC aTGGAGATTCTGGAGCACGTTCAAAGTCCGGTGTCGACGAGAGTCCGACTTTTAGGATTTTATGGGAAAAAgttataa
- the LOC117902595 gene encoding sodium/hydrogen exchanger 9 isoform X1 translates to MFKCNVVTEIEMASLSAESEIAVRHSHYPMHTSSWRPQERWRNMFLLAAVVATICALTTGCSATDTDITLDAKATLNHRIQSLDLLVFVFLLALTVLTIWLFKHHRVSWLHETGLAVIYGLIVGAIIRYAGNSTPLVHIQVEPQGIPAYSDKLPPDTLWFKYPVNQTNSSKLPEGIKTYAYVFRGQVYDVDENEIDLKATFDPEVFFNIILPPIIFYAGYSLKKKYFFRNLGAILTFAIVGTTLSAFLIGGFMYGCVKLMPKYLSSSFTFLDTLYFGALISPTDPLTILAIFNDLRVDVNLYALVLGESVLNDAVAIVLSGAIQNYGEHYSNSGEFETTAFLRAMSDFFSIFFLSLLIGAAMGCFTALLTKFTRVRDFPLLESALFVLMSYSTFLLAEATELTGVVAVLFCGICQAHYTYNNLSEDSRQRTKQIFELLNFLAENFIFSYIGVSMFTFPKHHFDAGFIITAFICAAIGRAVNVYPLSWLLNIKRKPKISSNFQHLLFFAGLRGAMSFALAIRNTVSDARQTMLTATSLIVIFTVIIQGGAANFLLNWLKIPVGVDDETEQLNNYQVHSVYNSMDNSHPQTSDGYLQDVESGGGGGAGGRGKIRLSGGGTEPSVDTPVDGPNGSLGSSGGARRRNSHEKAILARIWGSFDTKYMKPLLTHSRPTLLETLPVCCNPIARLLTTTQQLTQDGSEFRRVDSDSDICIDNDTGNGLSQDGLAGAAAGAPLGRRNSLSRMEILEHVQSPVSTRVRLLGFYGKKL, encoded by the exons ATGTTCAAGTGCAATGTTGTTACAGAAATAGAAATGGCATCGCTATCCGCTGAGAGTGAAATTGCGGTCCGTCATTCTCATTATCCCATGCACACATCATCCTGGCGACCACAGGAACGTTGGAGGAATATgttcctgctggctgccgtgGTGGCAACAATATGCGCCTTGACCACCGGCTGCAGTGCCACGGACACGGATATTACTCTGGACGCCAAGGCAACGCTGAACCATCGCATCCAAAGCCTCGATCTGCTGGTCTTCGTGTTCCTCCTGGCGCTGACAGTCCTCACCATTTGGCTGTTTAAACACCATCGCGTCTCCTGGCTGCACGAGACCGGCCTAGCCGTCATCTACG GCTTAATTGTGGGTGCCATTATACGGTACGCGGGCAACTCCACGCCTCTGGTTCACATACAGGTCGAGCCACAGGGCATACCAGCGTACAGTGATAAACTACCACCCGATACGCTCTGGTTTAAG TATCCGGTTAATCAGACGAACAGCAGCAAGCTGCCAGAGGGAATTAAGACATATGCGTATGTGTTTCGTGGCCAGGTGTACGATGTGGATGAGAATGAAATCGATTTGAAGGCAACCTTCGATCCGGAGGTGTTCTTTAACATTATTCTACCGCCCATTATATTCTATGCTGGCTACAGCTTGAAGAAG AAATATTTCTTTCGTAATTTGGGTGCCATATTGACATTTGCCATTGTGGGTACCACATTGTCGGCCTTTCTGATTGGCGGCTTCATGTACGGCTGTGTGAAACTGATGCCAAAGTACTTGAGTAGCAGTTTCACATTCCTGGACACGCTTTATTTTGGAGCCCTCATATCGCCCACAGATCCGCTCACCATTCTAGCCATATTCAATGATCTGCGGGTCGATGTTAATCTCTATGCGCTGGTTCTGGGCGAATCTGTGTTGAACGATGCGGTAGCCATTGTCCTCAGCGG TGCCATTCAAAACTATGGCGAACATTACTCAAATTCGGGAGAGTTTGAGACGACAGCCTTTCTGCGGGCAATGAGCGATTTCTTTTCAATATTCTTCCTTTCGCTGCTGATTGGTGCCGCCATGGGTTGCTTTACGGCTTTG TTGACCAAGTTTACGCGCGTACGTGACTTCCCACTGCTGGAGTCTGCGCTCTTTGTGCTGATGAGCTACAGCACCTTCCTGCTGGCCGAGGCCACTGAGCTGACGGGCGTGGTGGCTGTTCTATTCTGCGGCATTTGTCAGGCGCACTACACGTACAACAATCTGTCCGAGGACTCACGGCAGCGCACCAAACAGATCTTTGAGTTGCTCAACTTCCTCGCAGAGAACTTCATCTTCTCCTACATTGGCGTCTCGATGTTCACGTTCCCCAAACATCACTTTGATGCTGGCTTCATCATCACCGCTTTC atCTGTGCCGCCATAGGCAGAGCCGTGAATGTTTATCCCCTGTCCTGGCTGCTCAACATTAAGCGGAAGCCAAAAATCTCATCAAATTTCCAGCATTTGCTGTTCTTTGCGG GACTACGTGGCGCCATGTCCTTTGCTTTGGCCATACGGAATACAGTTTCGGATGCACGACAGACCATGCTGACAGCCACATCGTTGATTGTCATCTTTACGGTCATTATACAGGGCGGAGCAGCCAATTTTCTGCTCAATTGGTTGAAAATACC TGTTGGCGTTGATGATGAGACtgaacaattaaataattatcaaGTGCACAGT GTATACAATTCCATGGACAATTCACATCCGCAGACG TCTGATGGTTATTTGCAGGACGTGGAgagcggtggtggcggtggcgccgGAGGTCGTGGCAAGATTCGCTTATCTGGCGGCGGCACAGAGCCCAGTGTGGACACGCCCGTGGACGGGCCGAATGGAAGTCTGGGCAGCTCAGGTGGCGCACGCCGGCGCAATAGTCATGAGAAGGCCATACTGGCCAGGATCTGGGGTAGCTTCGACACCAA gTACATGAAACCCCTGCTGACGCATTCGCGGCCAACGCTGCTGGAGACGCTGCCCGTTTGCTGTAATCCGATTGCCAGGCTGCTCACCACAACGCAGCAGCTAACACAA GATGGTAGCGAGTTTAGGCGCGTCGACTCTGACTCGGATATCTGCATAGACAACGATACTGGGAATGGTCTCAGCCAGGATGGCctggcaggagctgctgctggtgccccGTTGGGGCGGCGCAACTCGTTAAGTCGC aTGGAGATTCTGGAGCACGTTCAAAGTCCGGTGTCGACGAGAGTCCGACTTTTAGGATTTTATGGGAAAAAgttataa